A window of Bactrocera dorsalis isolate Fly_Bdor chromosome 4, ASM2337382v1, whole genome shotgun sequence genomic DNA:
AAAAAAAGTAGACGTTAAAAATGTAACTAGTTGCTTTTATAAATATCGAAACGCATTAAATCTAGTTAGATCTAGTAAATTGTAGTATGAAAGTATGATTTAAATCGACACAAACCTATTATTGATGTAACTTGGTGCACAAATTCCTGATtattcaaaaacacaaaaaagcatTGACATTGGTATGTGAGAAGAATTTTATGTAccgaaatttaattgaaatgagTCGAGGAAGTCCCAAGATATGTGGTTTCAGCTAAAGGAGGGCTGTGCCAtgtccactttttaaaaaatattagccCACAGGCACCCATGCTACTGCGTTCCCccgtaccaaattacagttgtAACTATATCtcaatttagtgcttagttatgtcactttttttcaataaacactggtaccaagtttcatcaagatatcatAATTTTTAGTCACTCGGAATTCAACTCGACCCAATATCTAACTCAATTATTTTGAGTTGATTACAAAcaactgttaggtgaacaaaactattataatttgtagcaacgagagtataaaaatgttgcgTAAGAATGCTACATGCATTTTTCGAAGAAACCGAGAATACTCAcctaatttcattacattttcttTCGTGTCCAAaacttgagaaaaaaataaaactgaaccaAAAGGTTTCTTTAATAAATGTAGTGGGTATATCATTATGATACgagtatatggtgcagaggcatggacgatgacaacatctgataagtcgacgttacgagtttgcGAGAGAAAGGTCCTGCGAATGATTTATGTTCCTTTGAGCGTTGGCAAcgttggcgaataccgcagtcgatataacgatgagctgtacgagatatacgaggtatgacaattaagtaatgtgactgattccataaaaaccgtatatttgaaaattattctacaactcattcatccccttcaaagtagtccccttggacaGCTATACAGAGATTCCAGCGCgctttccatgcttcgtaacatttctggaacgatTCGACTGGAATGTTCGCGAGTagcctcgtcacggccgcctggatgtccgtaatcgactcaaaattggttcctttgaccaccgattttgttttaggaaacaaaaaagtcataaggtgacatgtcgggcgaataaggcggctgttgcaacacggcgatcccattagaggccaaatactgagacacgctgagggcggtgtggcacggcgcgttgtcatGATGAGGAATCCAGTTACGAGCgttgtctgggcgcaccctgttgactcgttttcgcaatctttcgagtacttggcaatagtagacttgattcacagttttccccggttgaacgaattctttgaggacgatttcacggctatcaaaaaaggcaataatcatcgtttcaccttcgacttgctcatgcgagcttttttcgggcgggaggcgcgcggagacaaccattgtgagcttgagcacgactaagagcactatcaccatacactcttaccaTTTAAGcatacgtttccgaagctgtttcgcccaatcggcgcaaaattttatcgcgacgcattgctcttgatttcgttttttcattttcgtgacgagcactacaaacacacgtctactcaacttgacgcagcaggcgaactaaacaagctagagctaTGGTAAATATATCAAtcgagaggggagggatgccggaaaaagaggaagaggaatttcaaggtcacaggtttaccacaagcgcggcaatgaaatcagtctcattacttaattatcAAACCTGGTACGACGAGCAGCtagatgaaaatactccagcacTGAGAGTACTCGACACAGTACCAGGCGGGGGAAtcaaaggaagaagaagaccaccaagccgttggaaagaccaggcggagaaggacctggccacacttagaatctccaattggcgccaaactgTGAAAAAGAAGAAccactggcgcgctattgtaaaCTCGGTTATAGAGTTGGAAATCGTTATTTTAGGGATATGAGTTACAGTGTAAGGTCTAGACTAATTTCATGCATATTCTACATTAAACCACATTATGATTAAAAATTCTCttaatttcattataattagtcatacattttaataaaaaaaaaacggtttatAGATGAAAAGTCACGGTTGGAAACCATTATATCGTGTATTTTGATTATCATCATTGCATTAACTTTAAGCACTAATGAAGTAAAAAGTAACTTCGAGAACATGTTTTCGGGCATTTTTAGGAAGATATCTATCATATTGACTGATATATTCAGTACACATAGAGTCTGCTAGAAAAACAAAAGTCATTATACAATATGTACTAAATGGAAGCTGTGGTAATTTGTAGAGCAATTTcggtattataatattttatgtgtCCGATTTATACGTTCACTTAATTTTGCTAAATATCCTGCTACTGATATATACGGTATAAAATTAACCGAAAGTTTGAAATTCATATACAGTATTAGGTATATTGGGGCTACGGGAAGTAGTTATATTGATCGGACGTAGTCCAGCCTAACACGTCAATCGTGAATCGAGGGATTGGAGCTACAAGATGACTGTACAGAcaatatattgttattttacTTAAAACGGTTACCaactattttcaaagaaaactgGCAAGTCAACATCAATAAATCGTAAACTCTTCGGTTATGGAGAACCAAATGTTATTAGAACGGCCATTGAAGATGTTGTTACCTGATTTAAATCCTAAATGAATGGAACATGCATACAATAtgcgtttcaaagtaaacaggtatctttttgaatctagcgcccctgttggcgtcatctatatgtcgattagtgcgttagaatctgttatctttatcgattgtccagtgagaatttcttgacatttcattgattggaagtgatgTTATTGcgtttaagtgtcagtatgtttgtgttatcggtgcgaaaatgagcttcgaacaaagagtcaacattaaattttgtccTAAAATTGGTAGAACTTTTAGcgaaatgtttcaattgatgaaacaactTAATGGCGGTGATAGGtatatcccgtagcagagtgcacgagtggtttcaacgttttcaaagcggtcgtgaggacataaatgacgatcaacatgtgggccaatcaaaatccgtgatcatcgatccatcgaaactgtgcgtgaattcgtcaaaaatcagccgaaatcttctttgaaattcatggaaatggaattgaacatctccaaactttacgaaaggtgtgtgcacggtttgtttcgcacaaattgacagacgaccaaaaattgcccagaatccaacattcgattcgACGCTTGTgtccgattatttgaccaaaaatcacattttaaccattaacgaCTCCCCGTATcaacctgatatggcaccgtacgGCTTCtgccttttcggaaaaattcattatctcatgaaaggaaagtgttatgcagacgtagaggccaatCAGAAGgattgcaccggcatactggcggccatgtcggccaacgagctaaaccactcgttcgacatgcttagGACCATGCCacaagctgtattgaagcagaaggagactattttgaataaaataaattgattttgttgaataaaacatgtgttctgtttttttaagtcctatttactttggaacacaccttgaaTAGCAGGAATGTCTCTACACATCTGAGCTATTCTCAAACATGTGCGGATCAGAAAATCAGCAGTAAATATGCCGCCAGCTGTTTGTTAGTAAAAGCTATTTTCAGAAACTAGTCTGGCTTGAAGTGAAATCGCCCGAAGTGAATATGCCGACGTATAAAAACCAGAGCAACCTTTGCTAAATCGCGCTCTAAAAATTGTAGTAACCTTATTTATACAGGCTATAGGTATCCTGATATATCCAACATATTTCCTCATATTTCACTCTCCctaattgctgctgttgcaattCAAACATTAATTTCGAGCCATGGTGTCGAGTTGAAAGTCCTTGGCCGTATAAGAATCCGAGTTCTATACGATTACTTAGACCAGCTGTCTTTCCCTATATTCAGATTCTTTACAAACCTAGACCTACCTTTAAATCAATGACAATTAGCCTACCTCTCGTCCATTTAGGGTTTAGATtaaccacaataacaacaaccactgAGCTAAGGCTTGCGAACATCAAATAACAAAACTTGTACCGAATTTTCATTAAACAATTACCGATTCCCACATCAGAAAAACTTAAAGCTTCACTTACAAAGTTGTTACATGTAAAAACTCGGCTATCTTAAtgactttaatatatttagaatttttcttcacaaatgacacgattattgtaaaaaataatgtcaaaataatatttttcatataaataaaacattttttcttaaaataaaagcaaaacaaataaaaaaaaatacagaaaatgggCTGCATTATAGATGCGCTGTGTGGCAAAGACGAAGATGTAAgcaaattaagaaataattttataacaaaaataacggatcaacatcaaaaatgtaataattcaCAGTTGCACTCACCAACAACTAAATTCCAACTTTATAACATCAATGAaccaataaaatacaaaaaggaaaatcaaaaatacgTGCCGTGCAGCCCACAGCGTTGGACAAGTCAGTATAGAATTCCAGCTTTTCCTTGATTTTGAATAAATAGTGTTGTCAATATACAATCATTGcaatcaaataatataataatatcatGCTTAAATTAAGCCGAAAATGCTAAGTCTTAATAACACTAGATATATTACTCAATAGTGCTTGCCATTCGAAACCAAGCTTACCATCCTCCAGCTGTAACTTGCAGTAGCTTGGTATGTGCTCGAGCAACAGTTGAAAAGGCGTATATTTAGACAGGCACGCAGCGTCGCCAACAAGCAATAGCTTGCGTTTAGCGCGTGTAATCGCCACAGTAAGGCGACGTTTGTCCTCCAGAATTTCTGCTTCACGTGCACGTTCATTGGCATCCACAGCGCCAGTGCGCGTGCCAGAAAAGAGTATAATATCTTTGTCCCGCCCTTGATATTGATCAACGGTGTTGACTTCGACCGAGGTAAAACTCAGCTTCGACGTTCCGGTATTATGGTGAAGCTCAAACTGTGCAGTTAAGTTAAGCAGCAGCTCCACTTGTGCGCGATAAGGCGCAATCACGCCAATACGCGCCGGTGCATAACCTGCCAGCAGTAATTTCTCAACTATATGCATAATAATTGCAGCTTCgcaataatttgtatatttggaAATACGCTTGGTGCTTTTATTATGTTGTTCATTGGTAGTTGGTGTTGAAGCGCATTCCAGCGCAGTGCTCTTTTCGCCGCTGTTAAATGCGTTGAGCCGTTCAGTGCAGTCCTTGGTATCCAATAAGTAAACCGCTTGATCTATATGAGTTTGCAGGGCGCGCTGCAACCACTTCGCAGCTTCATTATCCTTTGACAAATTCACTTGAAGCGTGTCCAGTTCAACCTCTTTAGAGGCACATTGCAAGGCGCCCTTGTAGGTAAGTTCGTTGGCCAGTCGCGTTATGGATTTATTCATGCGATATTGCAGTGTCAGTACTGCTGTGGCGGTTTTTGTGTCGAGGCGCTCGAAAAGTGATTCGTCAGCACCCAGTTGTCGTGCCTCTTTTGAACGTATCAGAGGCGGCAACTGTTCGGGATCCCCGACtaatataaatttatcacaaaagAAGAGCGGACGCAGCGTTGTCGGCTGCATAACCTGAGTGGCTTCATCGACTATGcaataatcaaattttttatgtaagaaCAGCGGATGCGCTGATCCTAGACATGTGACACCAACAATGTTATacgaattatatttttgcgttaaGTCTTCCACAGATGCGCAGTCTTTCAGCACTGTGTGTTCGGCAAACTCTTGCAGCTCGTCGTTAATACGTGCACCGGAGCCCAAACGCAGCATCGGCAGTTTATGTGCCTTCAAGCGCACTAACAAATTGTCGACTGCGGAGTGTGTATGACTGGTGATGAGTACCGATTTATTCATCAAATGTAATAGGCGCACAATCGCCACGAGTGTTTGCGTTTTGcctacgaaaacaaaaaatatatatgccatGATCAACCAGATACGAAAGTTATCATTTGCTTACCCGTGCCTGGCAGACCTTTGATTAGCATATAGCGTTCTACAGTTAATGCCTTGAGTACCGCAGATCGTTGCACCGAGTTCAGTTGTTTGAGTATATTTGCACCAGCAGTTGCAACAATTTTTGGCAGTACTTTGCGGTAAGTGGGTTGTACGCGTTGCACTATAATATCCCGCAACGTTTTAGCACGCTCGTTATTATCCAGCAACAAGCTTACATTTGTGAAATTGAATGCGTTGCCCGATTGTGACTCATGTTTGTCGATGATAAATGCAACGTTTGCATAGTTTTTCTTCAGGTCGCGTTCGAGACTAACGGTAATTTCGGTACTTGTCATATTGACAATTGAGCCAGCTGCCACAGCCAAGCGTTTGCGTGTGCTGATTATCACATATTCGCCGATAGAGAACTAAAACAAACGGAAGTTATTAAAAACAATACAGGAACTacgtgtatttgttgttataattacACCACTCAACAATAAATCCGCGTCTTTATAATCACCAGTCGCCTCTATcatgaaattgtttaaataatgcGTTCCCTCACAAGTAACGTTTTTCAGCTGTACATCCACAATTGCGAGACCATTTTTCTTACGTTGTTCCGGTGTACTCGTCCACAAAGTGCGCAAGTTGTTcgcttttttcatttctttttcttctaatgCAAGCAAACGACACCAGTGAATGAAATACTTGTAATCGTCTGTTCGTAAGTGATCGGTAACATTCTGCATAACTGTTAATAAAGGATGACCTTTCCTTAAGTGCAGTTCTGGATCAGTTTTTGCGAAAGTGCAGCAAACGGTTGCATATTCACAATTGCCACAGGCGCTATGATGTGAAATGGGTTCGGGCAACTTTAAAGGCTGTAAAAATTTGTCCTGTTCTTCAGTTGCTACGAGTGATGTATTAGTTGCAGGTTTTTCACTTAGATATGATAGATAGTGCGCTAAATCATTACGTAACATTATAAGGTCACGCTGCTCATTACGGGTTCCACGTAATTCGCGCATTATGCCTTCGcgtaaataaagtaataaactGGAATTTGTTTCACGTCCAATTGCAGTTAGCATCATTTGGTATAACATAACCTGACCCTTATGTTCCATTGAAAAAGTGGCGCGTCCAGTTTTCAATTCTAACGGTAtggcatttgttgttttttcgtgTTTTCGTTGCTTGATGCGAACCGATACATCTACTTTACCTTTTAAACCGAGTTGTGGCACCCAAACATTCTCTTCAATGTCCTGTATATGTTCAATAGTACCTTGGAAAGTATCTTTAAGATgctgttaaattaaaaatgtattacttCAAATAatctaaacaaatttatatgtacGTACCACATTTGGCGGAATACCTTTAATGTATTGTTCTACAAAACTTATCACATTGGGTATAAACTTTTGTAGTTCAAATTCTAGCTCATCACGTGACATTAAATTCGCATAAAGTTCATAAGCTGTTTCCTTGGAGTGTAATAATTCTCTAGCAGTGGACTCAATATCTTCTGCGTTTCTAAGATTTTTCTGTAGTACCAACTGCAGCATTTCATGTACCATTGATCCCACTACCATCTGTAATTAACAATTAGAAATTACGAGTTGCAGTACGTGTAAATAtgaacatatgcacatataaaagTGGGTACGCTTACAATTTTGCTATTTGCATCAATTCCTTTGAAGCGCTCTTGCAACACTGCTTTTCTACGACAGAAAAGCGAGCCAACTACACTAGTGCTTGAAATTAACGTGTCAGGGTTCGTGACACAAAATCCATGCTCATTATTCACTTTATAGCACATTAATTTTTCATCCCATAAACATATTAGGGAAATAATGTCATCTCTCTTAACAATGGTGTGGCTCCATTGTTGCTGCAGGCGACATTTAGATAATGAAGTGTTATTTTCCTTCTCGAAATCTTCCATTTGATCACAGTTTGCTAGTCGCACTTGCAGCACCAAATCGAAAGTAGATCGTTCGCGCTCCACTTCTAGTACAATGCATCGTTGCCATTTACTAAGATCTAAGGATTTATCTTGCAGCACTGATAAGCTTTTGCTATTTATAATTGCCTCAAAGTCATCATCACcgtcaaaaaagttttccaactCTGTACAACTATAACCATCAATATGTAATGGTTTTTCCTCGTTTTTACCAATTCTTAACTTCTTTGTGGGAGTTTCATTTTGTTGCTTCATTGGCGATGTAACTCTTTTTAATGTACTCATAATATTATCTACACTAacgataacaaaaaatatagtttaattttaGTATACAACAATTTGCTCAGCCGTTTAAGAGATTATATTGGTTTCCCGCCACTTTGAAACATCTAAACATCcgccaaatataaatatttacatttcataACAAAATTATGGTGGCCATACACGTTAGAGTTCACTCTTCGCGACTGTATGAACtcacaacaatatttttcgtatatttaaaactaaataaatccAATTAAATAAAgtgtaatacattaattttttttttcgaaaaggataATATGCCAAATGGTTACTAaatcttattatttttgcatcTTCATTGAACGCTTTGAAGTTTGAAGTTGGAAAGTATTGACTGTGGGTTTTTAttcacatttaaaaacaaataaataatgaattataaaatcaaatctGAACCCATCACAGTTTAATTTTATGGTTAAAAAGTGCAACACATAAGATATTGTTTTGTTAAGTCTTCTTAAAATAAGTAACTCTCAAAGCTAATTAACCGGTTTACAGACCGACTATAATTTTCCAATTTCGCTAGGTGTTGCTATTGTGAATATATTCATGCATGAAATAAGAACGTGCATCCAATTGACACTTGATggaatttgtaaacgttgttggTAAATTTCTGTAGATTCACTGAATAGAAGTTAAAGGCGCGAATAAATTGATTtagatattttgaataatttattagtccaaataaacaaacaaacaatttacGACTTCAATATTCGTGAAATTATTGGAGCATCGTAAATGCAGTTTCGGCTGCATGCGTCCACAGGTAGTAGCCATAGAAACGTAAACAAATAGATTGAGTGAAAACAAAagccataaaatttcaaattttccacatatttttaaatttgttttctttatattttggagttttttgccaaaattaaatttcagaaTGATATAAATTTGAAAGAGTTAAGTAGTACATATTATACTGCGAAAATAAGAATTCTAAATTCTACGTTCAtattactaattaaattaaCAACCAAGAATCGGAATTTTCAGTgagaaaaaagaatatatacatatatctatggtTATAATAATGGAAGATATTAAGTCAGATATTATAAGCGCAGCGGGTACTACGCGCATAAACCCGATATTTGCCCCCTCAATATCTGCATCAAAGTTTGTGTCGGTGTTCCGCATCGATGGAGTTCCTATTATACCGCCATTAGTAAGTTTATATGATAACTCTACAGCGAACTAGCTGCAGCCATGTATTTGGGTGTGCGCTTCACGCGCTATTACACTACAACTAATCGCCTTTTATATACTcgtgcaaatatacatatatgttcaataatgtttaaacattttttagatgACGGCCGACAAGCGACGACAAATgcagaaattaaaagaaaaggcAATTAGAATAGAGCAAAGTTTAGAAGAAAATCGACATAGGAAACAAAGATATAATTTGGAATATTCCGCAGAGCTTGAAGAGTTAAAAGAAGATACAGATGTTATAGAGAATAAAAACGAAAGTAGTAGTAACTGCAGTTTATCTGAGCATTTAATAGAACTTGATGCCCAACGTATAGAAGCAGAGAAATCGTATATGTTACTTTCAAATATTCTGacacaaaatgaaaatgaatcgAAGTTATCTACGCCCAATCAGAATCGCGCGAAAATAACTCGTCAAACTGCCGGTGAATGTGGTGAATTTAATGTTCAAATGCAACAGTCTAATTCTTTGGAAATGAATCTTATGCACCGCAtgcaaaagttacaaaaatcaGAAACTTTGATTTACGACCATCGTTCTAATACAATCATCAGTCCTTTGACAGAGGACGAAGTGCAAAtcttccaacaacaacagcaacaaataaatttggatCATCCAGATGAAAAGCCATTTGGACAAAAAGTTGAATTGATAAAAGAAGACGAAAACGCAAATATAAATTGTGCTGCACGTCAGAAGTCGGAAAAGGTTCTAAAGAAAattccatcaatttgtattGATCCACCAACACCAATAATTAGTTCGCGTTCAATTATTGATActctaaaacaacaaaatagtaTTGACACTATAAATGTGAATAAACAAGAAAcacctaaaaaaaatttgaacaaatcGTTGCAAGATGAA
This region includes:
- the LOC105222969 gene encoding DNA replication ATP-dependent helicase/nuclease DNA2, translating into MSTLKRVTSPMKQQNETPTKKLRIGKNEEKPLHIDGYSCTELENFFDGDDDFEAIINSKSLSVLQDKSLDLSKWQRCIVLEVERERSTFDLVLQVRLANCDQMEDFEKENNTSLSKCRLQQQWSHTIVKRDDIISLICLWDEKLMCYKVNNEHGFCVTNPDTLISSTSVVGSLFCRRKAVLQERFKGIDANSKIMVVGSMVHEMLQLVLQKNLRNAEDIESTARELLHSKETAYELYANLMSRDELEFELQKFIPNVISFVEQYIKGIPPNVHLKDTFQGTIEHIQDIEENVWVPQLGLKGKVDVSVRIKQRKHEKTTNAIPLELKTGRATFSMEHKGQVMLYQMMLTAIGRETNSSLLLYLREGIMRELRGTRNEQRDLIMLRNDLAHYLSYLSEKPATNTSLVATEEQDKFLQPLKLPEPISHHSACGNCEYATVCCTFAKTDPELHLRKGHPLLTVMQNVTDHLRTDDYKYFIHWCRLLALEEKEMKKANNLRTLWTSTPEQRKKNGLAIVDVQLKNVTCEGTHYLNNFMIEATGDYKDADLLLSGFSIGEYVIISTRKRLAVAAGSIVNMTSTEITVSLERDLKKNYANVAFIIDKHESQSGNAFNFTNVSLLLDNNERAKTLRDIIVQRVQPTYRKVLPKIVATAGANILKQLNSVQRSAVLKALTVERYMLIKGLPGTGKTQTLVAIVRLLHLMNKSVLITSHTHSAVDNLLVRLKAHKLPMLRLGSGARINDELQEFAEHTVLKDCASVEDLTQKYNSYNIVGVTCLGSAHPLFLHKKFDYCIVDEATQVMQPTTLRPLFFCDKFILVGDPEQLPPLIRSKEARQLGADESLFERLDTKTATAVLTLQYRMNKSITRLANELTYKGALQCASKEVELDTLQVNLSKDNEAAKWLQRALQTHIDQAVYLLDTKDCTERLNAFNSGEKSTALECASTPTTNEQHNKSTKRISKYTNYCEAAIIMHIVEKLLLAGYAPARIGVIAPYRAQVELLLNLTAQFELHHNTGTSKLSFTSVEVNTVDQYQGRDKDIILFSGTRTGAVDANERAREAEILEDKRRLTVAITRAKRKLLLVGDAACLSKYTPFQLLLEHIPSYCKLQLEDGKLGFEWQALLSNISSVIKT